The following proteins are encoded in a genomic region of Candidatus Zixiibacteriota bacterium:
- a CDS encoding radical SAM protein, which translates to MSRLSAGRKTKIAARTALNIVRGKPVTVSFEITYNCNANCEHCDLGHYVEEPRLGPEVFADWVPKLNPAVAQISGGEPTLRKDLVDIAKAMRAKDSTMILVVTTNVHNLNEKRYLDLKEAGIDHFSFSLDYPDQRHNTFRHLKKNFEHMEELVPKLAKHDNQDIIMACVVQSDNFRELPKIAEVAKRWGVACNFSTYNSLRTGKDFYFISEPDDQAELAEVVEKLLAMQKEGYPILTSEWTLRAMMKFFKAGKHTNCKAGKRFAIVNPWGKLTPCGMVREQFDTQADMVERFTQENRCEKCFTAIRANCEKTPGRMLKDSLRAVRAR; encoded by the coding sequence ATGTCTCGCCTCTCTGCAGGACGCAAAACCAAAATAGCTGCTCGCACCGCGCTCAATATTGTGCGTGGAAAACCGGTCACGGTATCATTTGAGATTACCTACAACTGCAACGCCAATTGCGAACACTGCGACCTCGGGCATTATGTTGAGGAACCTCGCCTGGGTCCCGAGGTCTTTGCCGACTGGGTGCCAAAGCTCAACCCGGCCGTAGCCCAGATATCCGGCGGTGAGCCGACCTTACGCAAGGACCTGGTTGATATAGCGAAAGCGATGAGAGCCAAGGACAGCACCATGATCCTGGTGGTTACGACCAACGTGCACAACCTGAACGAGAAGAGATACCTCGACTTAAAAGAAGCAGGCATAGACCATTTCTCGTTCTCACTGGATTATCCGGATCAGCGTCACAATACTTTTCGTCATCTTAAGAAGAACTTCGAGCACATGGAAGAGCTGGTGCCCAAACTGGCCAAGCACGATAATCAGGACATCATAATGGCCTGTGTCGTGCAGAGTGACAATTTTCGTGAGTTACCGAAAATCGCCGAAGTGGCCAAGCGCTGGGGGGTGGCGTGCAATTTCTCCACCTACAACTCTCTGCGTACCGGCAAGGATTTCTACTTTATCAGCGAACCGGACGATCAGGCGGAACTGGCCGAAGTAGTCGAAAAACTTCTGGCCATGCAAAAAGAGGGGTATCCGATCCTGACTTCGGAGTGGACCCTGCGTGCAATGATGAAGTTTTTCAAAGCGGGGAAACACACCAACTGCAAAGCGGGAAAACGGTTCGCCATCGTGAATCCATGGGGCAAGCTGACACCGTGTGGGATGGTGCGTGAGCAGTTCGATACGCAGGCCGACATGGTCGAGAGGTTCACTCAGGAGAACCGCTGCGAGAAGTGCTTTACGGCCATTCGCGCCAATTGCGAGAAGACGCCCGGACGCATGCTGAAAGACTCGCTACGCGCTGTCAGGGCCCGGTAG
- a CDS encoding 50S ribosome-binding GTPase — translation MIIIYKIMPANLPPQYYELEREFRAEKDTREKLRMAEELLRMMPKHKGTDKLQAEMKSKISALKKKIVQPSKSPGARQAPTHDHIDKEGAGQVILIGPPNSGRSSLLDALTHAKPLVADYPYSTREPQAGMMSFQTIQIQLIDTPPISPESYENYLSGLIRNADLVVLVCDLAADECPDDLEFVMQKLNEKRIILKPEADEQPDDPRYCVKRCMLCGHKEYDDESGEMLKRVAAQFSDFEMVPTSILDDDSLDAFRTAVFRNLSIIRVYTKPVGKEADFSNPVILPIGSTVEDAAVDLHKDFATRFKFAKIWGEGKFDGQRVQRDFKLIDEDILEFHL, via the coding sequence ATGATTATTATCTATAAGATTATGCCGGCCAATTTGCCACCACAGTATTACGAACTGGAACGCGAGTTCCGCGCCGAGAAAGATACCCGCGAAAAACTGCGTATGGCCGAAGAACTCCTGCGCATGATGCCCAAGCACAAGGGGACCGACAAACTTCAGGCCGAGATGAAATCCAAAATCTCTGCGCTGAAAAAGAAAATCGTGCAACCGAGCAAGTCCCCCGGCGCTCGGCAAGCACCCACCCACGACCATATCGACAAAGAGGGAGCCGGACAGGTCATCCTGATCGGTCCGCCCAACTCGGGGAGGTCATCGTTGCTCGACGCGCTTACCCATGCCAAACCGCTGGTGGCCGACTATCCCTATAGCACCCGTGAACCGCAAGCCGGGATGATGTCTTTTCAGACCATTCAGATTCAACTGATCGACACGCCACCGATTTCGCCTGAGTCGTATGAAAACTACTTGTCCGGTCTGATTCGCAACGCCGATCTGGTCGTGCTCGTGTGCGATCTGGCTGCTGACGAATGTCCCGATGATCTCGAATTCGTTATGCAGAAACTCAACGAGAAGCGGATCATTCTGAAACCTGAAGCCGACGAACAACCGGACGATCCGCGCTATTGTGTCAAGCGCTGCATGCTCTGCGGGCACAAGGAGTACGACGACGAATCCGGCGAGATGCTAAAAAGAGTCGCTGCGCAGTTCTCAGACTTTGAGATGGTTCCAACCTCGATTCTCGATGACGATTCTCTGGACGCTTTTCGGACAGCCGTTTTTCGGAACCTCTCGATTATCCGCGTCTACACCAAACCGGTCGGCAAAGAGGCGGATTTTTCCAATCCGGTCATTCTGCCGATCGGCAGCACGGTCGAAGATGCCGCTGTCGATCTGCACAAAGATTTCGCTACCCGTTTCAAGTTCGCCAAGATATGGGGGGAAGGTAAGTTCGATGGTCAGCGGGTCCAGCGCGACTTCAAACTAATCGACGAAGACATACTCGAGTTTCATTTGTAG
- a CDS encoding DegT/DnrJ/EryC1/StrS family aminotransferase yields MKKIPLFDLKLSAAAKREVAAVMSSGWLSTGPKVAAFEKKVTSLLKVPHGVAVNSATTGLQVALQAIGVGPGREVITTPFTYVATVGAIMAVGAHPVLADISPDTLNIDPDEIDRKFSARTGAVIPVDIAGHPADYDRLQALCNRATVPLIADAAHSIGATHKKRSVPLAADGAVLSFYSTKNLTCGEGGMVLSRHQPFIEMVRLISRHGLTNTAHERRTSGSADYDVVRPGLKANMSELHAAVGLGQLGEYKKQQKQRERLAQRYLANLSDLTDFLEPPVERKHCRHGWHLFIIRLHLSALKIDRDRFIDLMARRGIECGVHYKPLFDLSFYRNHLSLSPQFFPNAAYAGLRVVSLPFYPTLKLSQVDAVCDAVESIVTRHKR; encoded by the coding sequence ATGAAAAAAATACCTCTGTTCGATCTCAAACTGTCGGCTGCAGCCAAAAGGGAAGTTGCTGCTGTGATGAGCTCCGGCTGGTTGTCAACCGGTCCGAAAGTGGCCGCGTTCGAGAAAAAGGTCACCTCACTTCTGAAGGTCCCGCACGGCGTGGCCGTCAACTCGGCCACCACCGGATTGCAGGTTGCATTGCAGGCGATCGGCGTCGGTCCGGGACGCGAGGTTATCACCACGCCCTTCACCTATGTGGCCACGGTAGGAGCAATAATGGCCGTAGGGGCACATCCGGTGCTCGCGGACATAAGCCCCGATACTCTCAACATCGATCCCGATGAGATAGACCGCAAATTCTCCGCCCGCACCGGGGCAGTGATCCCGGTTGATATAGCCGGTCATCCAGCCGACTACGACCGCCTCCAAGCGCTCTGCAACCGAGCCACCGTACCGTTGATAGCCGACGCCGCTCATTCTATCGGAGCAACACACAAAAAACGCAGTGTCCCCCTGGCGGCCGACGGCGCCGTGCTGTCGTTTTATTCGACCAAGAATCTGACTTGTGGTGAGGGTGGCATGGTGCTGTCGCGTCATCAACCGTTCATCGAGATGGTCAGATTAATCTCTCGGCATGGCTTGACCAATACCGCCCACGAACGACGCACCTCCGGCAGTGCCGACTACGACGTAGTGCGGCCCGGCCTCAAAGCCAACATGTCGGAGCTTCATGCGGCGGTAGGGCTGGGCCAACTGGGCGAATACAAAAAACAGCAAAAACAACGCGAACGATTGGCCCAAAGATACCTGGCCAACCTGTCCGACCTGACCGACTTTCTTGAGCCGCCGGTAGAACGCAAACATTGCCGTCACGGCTGGCATCTTTTCATTATCAGGCTGCATCTCTCGGCCCTCAAGATTGACCGTGATCGATTTATCGATCTGATGGCGCGGCGCGGGATCGAATGCGGCGTACATTACAAACCGCTGTTCGACCTGTCGTTCTATCGCAACCACCTCAGCTTGTCGCCGCAATTCTTCCCCAATGCTGCCTACGCCGGTCTGCGAGTGGTGTCGCTGCCGTTCTATCCCACCTTGAAGCTTAGCCAGGTCGACGCAGTCTGCGACGCGGTGGAATCAATTGTTACCCGCCACAAGCGCTGA
- the acpS gene encoding holo-ACP synthase — translation MIASVGLDIVEIARIEKDVKRFGLRFVERILGEKELAMFEKRQDKTLFLAGRFAAKEAIVKALGRYLTDRPPLQHLQIINDDSGQPRLEMPSDVEANLEGARCHLSITHERNYAAAVAVFEDPS, via the coding sequence ATGATAGCGTCGGTAGGCTTGGACATTGTTGAGATCGCTCGGATCGAAAAAGATGTGAAACGATTCGGTCTTCGTTTCGTTGAGCGCATCTTGGGCGAGAAAGAACTGGCAATGTTCGAGAAACGTCAGGATAAGACGCTGTTTTTGGCCGGACGCTTCGCGGCCAAAGAAGCCATCGTGAAAGCCCTGGGGCGATACCTTACCGACCGACCGCCGCTTCAGCACCTTCAGATCATCAACGACGACTCGGGACAACCACGGCTTGAAATGCCGAGCGATGTTGAAGCGAATCTCGAGGGCGCACGATGCCATTTGTCGATCACACACGAACGAAACTACGCCGCCGCGGTGGCTGTTTTTGAGGACCCGTCATGA
- the lepB gene encoding signal peptidase I codes for MNDETTKPAPIPQSSPAQAPEYSVWRTFRELVVYVLLFFVLKTSVLAAYKIPSSSMEDTLLVGDFLVCNQFIYGARLPFVEYRFPAFREPEPGDIVVFLFPEDSTTRYIKRCIAVGGDTVEVRNKQLYVNGRRFPDPDDSKFVDTLRTGQRRIQPSRDNYGPRVVPDNSFFMMGDNRDKSSDSRYWGPVSKDLVVGKAMMIHWSWDDTRSPSPEVNWQDPLSVPRMFIHEVVHFHEKVRFDRLFTII; via the coding sequence ATGAACGACGAAACGACAAAGCCCGCTCCAATTCCTCAAAGCAGTCCGGCCCAAGCCCCGGAATACTCCGTGTGGCGCACTTTCAGGGAGTTAGTCGTCTACGTCCTTCTGTTTTTCGTGCTCAAGACCAGTGTTTTGGCCGCATACAAAATCCCCTCGTCGTCAATGGAGGATACCCTTCTGGTGGGTGATTTCTTGGTGTGCAACCAGTTTATCTACGGCGCTCGCCTGCCCTTTGTCGAATACCGCTTCCCCGCTTTTCGTGAACCGGAGCCGGGTGACATAGTCGTTTTTCTCTTCCCGGAAGACTCAACCACTCGCTACATAAAACGCTGCATTGCCGTGGGCGGCGACACGGTCGAGGTTCGCAACAAACAACTGTATGTCAACGGCAGGCGGTTCCCGGACCCGGATGATTCCAAATTTGTCGATACTCTGAGAACCGGCCAGAGGCGGATTCAGCCGTCTCGTGACAATTACGGCCCGCGTGTGGTTCCGGATAACAGTTTCTTTATGATGGGCGACAACCGCGACAAATCCTCCGACTCTCGTTATTGGGGTCCGGTATCAAAGGACCTGGTGGTGGGCAAAGCCATGATGATCCACTGGTCGTGGGATGATACACGATCGCCGTCACCGGAAGTGAACTGGCAGGACCCGCTTTCGGTGCCACGGATGTTTATTCATGAAGTCGTGCATTTCCATGAGAAGGTACGTTTCGATCGCCTCTTCACCATCATCTAA
- the dxr gene encoding 1-deoxy-D-xylulose-5-phosphate reductoisomerase, whose translation MSKRNIVILGSTGSIGRSTIEVLEAHADCFNVCALAAHSNVELLVSQAKKLHPEYVCVVDESKASLLTEQLSDQSVTVLAGEEELVRLASLSEAEMIVNAVVGAAGLRASLAAVEKGKALALANKESLVAGGPLFPALMEKSGGTILPIDSEHSAIWQALACGRKEEVRKIIITASGGPFREYPLEQFDDITKDQALNHPTWKMGPKITIDSATLANKGLEVIEAVALFQVPVEQIEVVIHPQSIVHSMVEFVDSSILAQLSTPDMRLPITNALFWPERVESDFGRLDMSNLNRLTFEPPDLNRFEALKIAFEVAAVGGTAPAVFNAANEVAVAAFLDGRIKFGQIGRVIAEAVDKLTIVSGPTLSDILEADSLARKEAAHLAGLK comes from the coding sequence ATGAGCAAACGAAACATTGTCATCTTAGGCTCGACCGGCTCTATCGGACGTTCCACCATAGAGGTTCTTGAGGCCCACGCCGACTGCTTCAATGTTTGCGCACTGGCCGCGCATTCCAATGTCGAACTGCTGGTCAGTCAGGCCAAAAAACTTCACCCGGAATACGTCTGCGTCGTCGATGAGTCCAAAGCGTCGCTGCTTACGGAACAACTGAGCGATCAATCGGTCACCGTGTTGGCCGGTGAGGAAGAACTGGTCCGACTGGCCTCTTTATCTGAGGCCGAGATGATTGTCAACGCGGTGGTCGGAGCGGCCGGACTGCGTGCTTCTCTGGCCGCGGTCGAAAAGGGGAAAGCGCTGGCTTTGGCCAACAAAGAGTCGCTGGTGGCCGGGGGACCGCTATTCCCCGCCCTCATGGAAAAGAGCGGCGGTACTATCCTGCCCATCGACTCCGAACACTCAGCCATTTGGCAAGCCCTCGCATGCGGTCGAAAAGAGGAAGTCAGAAAAATCATCATCACCGCCTCCGGTGGACCATTTCGCGAATACCCGCTTGAGCAGTTCGATGACATCACCAAAGATCAAGCACTAAATCATCCTACCTGGAAAATGGGTCCGAAAATAACCATAGACTCCGCCACTCTGGCCAACAAAGGTCTTGAGGTGATCGAGGCGGTAGCCCTCTTTCAGGTGCCGGTTGAGCAGATCGAAGTGGTCATCCACCCGCAGTCGATTGTCCATTCTATGGTGGAATTCGTAGATAGTTCGATTTTGGCGCAACTATCAACGCCGGATATGCGTTTACCGATAACGAACGCTTTGTTTTGGCCTGAGCGGGTCGAGTCTGATTTCGGGCGGCTGGACATGAGCAACCTGAACCGTCTGACTTTTGAACCGCCCGATCTCAACCGCTTTGAGGCGCTTAAGATCGCCTTTGAAGTAGCAGCCGTCGGCGGTACCGCTCCGGCCGTGTTCAACGCCGCCAACGAGGTGGCGGTGGCTGCGTTCCTGGATGGCCGGATCAAGTTCGGGCAGATCGGCCGGGTTATTGCAGAAGCGGTCGATAAATTAACTATTGTGTCAGGCCCTACTCTCAGTGATATTCTGGAGGCGGACAGTCTGGCCAGAAAAGAAGCGGCTCATTTAGCAGGTCTTAAGTAA
- the pyrE gene encoding orotate phosphoribosyltransferase encodes MNQDELLKLFKDSGALLDGHFKLSSGRHSDIYYEKFTLLKQPAICTRICEEMAERIRPSGAVTIVGPTTGGIIIAYDVARYLGLEAIYAEPGESGRVFKRGFSLEKGQKVAIVDDVLTRGGSVRECIELVNQYDADIVSINVMLERSNGTVTFDYPFNALASVVADDWSTDECPLCANGESLTQRGSRKFNVT; translated from the coding sequence ATGAATCAGGATGAACTACTGAAACTGTTCAAAGACTCAGGCGCTCTATTGGACGGACACTTCAAATTGTCCTCCGGTCGCCACTCCGACATCTACTACGAGAAATTCACGTTGTTAAAACAGCCGGCTATCTGTACGCGCATCTGTGAAGAAATGGCCGAGCGCATCCGACCCAGCGGCGCAGTCACAATTGTCGGTCCCACCACCGGCGGAATTATCATCGCCTACGATGTTGCCAGGTATCTCGGACTCGAAGCGATCTATGCCGAACCGGGGGAAAGCGGACGTGTTTTCAAGCGCGGGTTTTCACTGGAAAAGGGTCAGAAAGTAGCCATTGTCGACGATGTACTCACCCGTGGTGGTTCTGTGCGCGAGTGTATCGAACTGGTGAACCAGTACGATGCCGACATTGTCTCGATCAACGTCATGCTTGAACGTTCCAATGGTACCGTGACCTTCGATTACCCGTTCAATGCCCTTGCATCCGTTGTCGCCGACGACTGGTCGACCGACGAATGTCCGCTTTGTGCCAATGGCGAATCCCTCACCCAGCGTGGTAGTAGGAAGTTCAATGTCACTTGA
- a CDS encoding pyridoxamine 5'-phosphate oxidase family protein: MRRNDREFTDPESMLELLSRCQVGRLGTVGSDGRPRIKPVNFVALDNFIYFHTALEGEKIDDIKRDGRVCFEVDLPIAYVASGNKACSAGYLYRSVMIQGNASLVDDPQEKIGALDGLMQKHEGADKPFHYGRAALEETGIVRIAIEQMTGKESLGQGKAREAALEALDTGAPLPIVIKPE, from the coding sequence ATGCGCAGAAACGATAGAGAGTTTACCGATCCAGAATCCATGCTGGAATTGTTGAGCCGCTGTCAGGTCGGACGACTGGGGACGGTCGGCTCCGATGGCCGGCCGCGAATCAAGCCGGTGAATTTTGTGGCTTTAGACAACTTCATTTATTTTCACACAGCCTTAGAAGGGGAAAAAATAGACGACATCAAACGCGACGGACGAGTCTGTTTTGAAGTTGACCTGCCTATTGCCTACGTGGCCAGCGGAAACAAAGCTTGCAGCGCCGGGTATCTCTATCGCAGTGTCATGATCCAGGGGAACGCCTCGCTAGTGGATGATCCTCAGGAGAAGATCGGTGCTCTGGATGGTCTCATGCAAAAGCACGAAGGGGCTGACAAGCCGTTTCACTATGGCCGGGCTGCTCTTGAGGAAACCGGTATCGTCCGTATCGCAATCGAACAGATGACCGGTAAAGAATCACTCGGCCAGGGTAAAGCGCGCGAGGCGGCGCTTGAAGCGCTTGACACGGGCGCACCTTTACCCATTGTGATTAAGCCAGAATGA
- the rseP gene encoding RIP metalloprotease RseP → MVTIASFIFVLGILIFIHELGHFLVAKKAGIRVEKFSLGFPPNIFKHKVGDTTYCIGLIPLGGYVKMAGDNPLEETAGAPDEFLSKPIAHRAAVIFAGPFMNYVLAMVVSFGLFAFGGGEFITDPDRVMIGQIQPDSPAELAGLQTGDQIISVDGHPVSSFDSLRYRIYAKPAQAVELVWLHDNDTLSTSAVTAVRPLRNAEGGVDSVGQLGFTEMTLGRVQYSLGEALVQAVNDTHWKVAATAFFLKEFITGNISSKAVGGPIFIAQLSGEQARRGAYALFNLIALLSINLAVLNVLPIPILDGGHLVFLAIEKIRGKTLSIKARTWAQQIGLVAILGLILMVTYNDIARLFLGY, encoded by the coding sequence ATGGTAACAATTGCATCATTCATTTTTGTTCTCGGAATCCTGATTTTCATCCACGAATTGGGTCATTTTTTGGTGGCCAAGAAGGCAGGGATTCGTGTGGAGAAATTTTCGTTAGGCTTTCCTCCGAATATTTTCAAACACAAGGTCGGCGACACAACATATTGTATAGGCTTGATCCCACTCGGCGGCTATGTCAAGATGGCCGGCGACAATCCGCTTGAGGAAACAGCCGGAGCGCCGGACGAGTTTCTTTCCAAACCGATCGCCCATCGGGCGGCCGTGATCTTTGCCGGACCGTTTATGAACTATGTTCTGGCTATGGTCGTCTCCTTCGGCCTCTTTGCTTTCGGTGGGGGAGAGTTTATCACCGACCCGGACAGAGTCATGATCGGCCAGATCCAGCCGGATAGTCCGGCCGAACTGGCCGGGCTTCAGACCGGCGATCAGATTATCAGTGTCGATGGTCACCCGGTCAGTAGTTTCGACAGCCTGCGCTATCGTATCTACGCCAAACCGGCCCAGGCGGTCGAGTTGGTTTGGCTCCACGATAATGACACCCTTTCGACATCGGCCGTTACCGCTGTCAGGCCTCTAAGAAACGCTGAAGGGGGTGTTGATTCGGTGGGGCAATTGGGCTTTACCGAAATGACGCTGGGCCGCGTGCAATACAGCCTGGGTGAGGCGCTGGTGCAAGCGGTCAATGACACTCATTGGAAAGTAGCCGCCACCGCTTTCTTTTTGAAAGAGTTTATCACCGGAAATATCTCATCCAAGGCGGTGGGTGGCCCCATATTCATAGCCCAATTGTCCGGCGAACAGGCGCGCCGGGGAGCTTACGCTCTGTTTAATCTGATCGCACTACTGTCGATAAACCTGGCCGTATTGAATGTGCTTCCGATTCCGATACTCGACGGAGGCCACCTGGTCTTCTTGGCTATCGAAAAGATTCGCGGCAAGACACTCTCGATTAAGGCGCGTACCTGGGCCCAACAGATCGGCCTGGTGGCCATTCTGGGACTTATTCTGATGGTGACCTATAATGATATTGCACGACTCTTTCTTGGTTACTAA
- a CDS encoding peptidylprolyl isomerase yields the protein MNIRISIVMLALLCILSMLACSDNGETTDQTASDSATNIAESRIDTTVSEAETDSLVDDGPMIRNADNPIVTLSTNYGDMTLELYHDVAPVHVDSFIARTNEGYYDSTIFHRVWRNFIIQGGDPLGTGKGNAGYYLKAEFSDLPHVEGTLSMVRSGDPNSASSQFFICLARTAASEGLDGTYTVFGHLLKGYEALHAIGNVECMTNPANPKENTKPVEDVMIVKAYLSDAEGSPL from the coding sequence GTGAATATCAGAATCAGTATCGTGATGTTGGCTCTGCTGTGTATTCTCTCCATGTTGGCCTGTTCCGACAACGGCGAGACGACCGACCAGACAGCCTCCGATTCGGCAACCAATATCGCCGAAAGCAGGATCGACACTACCGTTTCTGAGGCCGAGACCGACAGCCTGGTCGACGATGGTCCCATGATTAGAAATGCGGACAATCCCATCGTTACGTTGTCTACAAACTACGGTGATATGACGCTCGAACTTTACCACGATGTAGCCCCGGTCCATGTCGATAGTTTTATCGCCCGCACCAACGAAGGCTACTACGACTCAACGATCTTCCATCGCGTCTGGAGGAATTTCATAATCCAGGGAGGCGATCCGTTGGGGACCGGAAAGGGCAATGCCGGGTATTATCTGAAGGCGGAGTTCTCGGATCTACCGCACGTTGAGGGAACCCTCTCGATGGTGCGAAGCGGAGATCCCAACAGCGCCTCGTCTCAGTTCTTTATCTGCCTGGCCCGTACCGCTGCCTCAGAAGGACTGGATGGGACCTACACGGTGTTCGGACATCTGTTGAAGGGATATGAGGCGTTGCATGCGATTGGCAATGTAGAATGCATGACTAACCCGGCCAATCCGAAAGAAAACACCAAACCGGTCGAAGATGTGATGATTGTCAAAGCCTATCTATCCGACGCCGAGGGGAGTCCGTTGTAG
- a CDS encoding AAC(3) family N-acetyltransferase, giving the protein MGKQSSLSYRFRRWAKRVAPPTLVGLARRPLKAIRSRIGARSRRGEAMLTREQLAHDLRQAGIADGDIVMVHTSLSKLGHVDGGAETVVSGLIDVVADRGTILMPCYNSADQMIREMKRGRLIDLTRHPAVTGAVTECFRTWPGVLRSSHPFSSVCAWGAQAEFVTSGHADRPEICHAASPVGRLVELDGCVVGLGISIAQGLGVAHCVEDTTDDFPIEVHTQAFEVTYIDGHGEQITREIRRYDPVVSETRIDYPRGRWILERLTQHLVGKGILAEFRCGAADAWIMPARPLYDELKRLATKGVTMYLTEEQLTDRNSDIENW; this is encoded by the coding sequence ATGGGAAAACAATCCAGCCTATCGTATCGATTCCGCCGCTGGGCCAAACGAGTCGCGCCGCCGACTCTGGTCGGTTTGGCGCGCCGACCGTTGAAAGCAATTCGGTCTCGAATCGGAGCGCGAAGCCGACGCGGCGAAGCAATGCTCACAAGGGAACAGCTGGCTCACGACCTGAGACAGGCCGGAATTGCCGACGGCGACATCGTGATGGTGCATACATCGCTGTCCAAACTGGGGCATGTCGACGGTGGTGCCGAGACCGTAGTCTCCGGGTTGATCGATGTTGTGGCTGATCGCGGAACAATTCTGATGCCCTGCTACAACTCAGCCGACCAGATGATCCGTGAAATGAAGCGAGGCCGTCTTATCGATCTGACGCGCCACCCAGCCGTGACCGGCGCTGTGACCGAATGCTTTCGGACCTGGCCGGGCGTGCTCAGGTCCTCGCATCCTTTTTCATCCGTCTGTGCCTGGGGCGCCCAGGCCGAGTTTGTGACATCGGGTCATGCCGACCGCCCGGAAATCTGCCACGCCGCTTCACCGGTCGGTCGGTTGGTGGAACTCGACGGCTGCGTGGTCGGCCTGGGTATTTCAATCGCACAGGGGCTGGGAGTAGCCCATTGTGTCGAGGACACTACTGATGACTTCCCTATTGAAGTCCACACTCAGGCCTTCGAGGTGACCTATATAGATGGTCATGGTGAGCAGATCACACGCGAGATTCGTCGCTACGATCCGGTGGTTTCCGAAACTCGCATCGACTACCCCCGAGGTCGATGGATCCTCGAAAGACTCACGCAGCATCTGGTCGGCAAGGGTATTTTGGCAGAGTTTCGCTGCGGCGCGGCAGATGCCTGGATTATGCCGGCACGTCCGCTCTACGATGAGCTGAAACGGCTGGCCACCAAGGGGGTGACCATGTATCTGACTGAGGAGCAACTGACCGATAGAAACTCAGACATTGAGAATTGGTAA
- the lepB gene encoding signal peptidase I has translation MASKNLSLSLWDNVKQVGVAVVLALLIKTSIVEAYKIPSQSMEDTLLVGDFLLANKFVYGAQLPIVGWRMPAFHDPEPGDVVIFIFPRDGVTKYIKRCIALAGDTVTIKNKELFVNGARFDDPDKSKFLKPRIEPRGAGGTDSPDNFGPFVVPPGHYFMMGDNRDNSYDSRWWGPVPQANILGEAMMIHWSWNDDIHPSGEVTVSDPLSVPRLFVHNAIYFFEKVRWKRLFNLVS, from the coding sequence ATGGCGAGCAAAAATCTTTCTCTTTCACTTTGGGATAATGTCAAACAAGTTGGGGTGGCGGTGGTGCTGGCCCTGCTGATCAAGACTTCGATTGTTGAAGCCTACAAGATTCCTTCGCAATCTATGGAGGACACTCTGCTGGTGGGTGATTTTCTTTTGGCCAACAAGTTCGTGTACGGGGCACAACTGCCCATCGTCGGTTGGCGCATGCCTGCTTTTCACGATCCCGAACCAGGGGATGTTGTAATTTTCATCTTCCCGCGTGACGGTGTTACCAAGTATATCAAACGCTGTATCGCACTGGCCGGCGACACAGTGACGATCAAGAACAAAGAGCTTTTTGTAAACGGCGCGCGCTTTGACGACCCGGATAAATCCAAATTTCTCAAGCCGCGGATTGAGCCGCGAGGAGCCGGAGGAACCGACAGCCCGGACAACTTCGGACCATTCGTGGTGCCACCCGGGCATTACTTCATGATGGGCGATAACCGCGACAATTCTTACGACTCGCGCTGGTGGGGGCCGGTGCCTCAGGCAAATATCCTGGGCGAGGCGATGATGATTCACTGGTCCTGGAATGATGATATCCATCCCTCAGGCGAGGTAACGGTCTCCGATCCATTGTCGGTGCCGCGTCTGTTTGTCCATAACGCCATCTATTTCTTCGAGAAGGTCAGGTGGAAACGTCTGTTCAATCTGGTCTCATAA